The following proteins come from a genomic window of Sphingobium cloacae:
- the fabF gene encoding beta-ketoacyl-ACP synthase II, with the protein MRRVVVTGLGMVSPLGGDVETTWKNILASKSGAATITRFDPTDYKCRIACEVKPADHEYGFDANLEVDHKIQRQVDPFIVFGIAAASEALKDAGLLDMTEEERLRAGCSIGSGIGGLPGIESESLVLANKGPGRVSPHFVHGRLINLISGQVSIKYGLMGPNHAVVTACSTGAHSIGDAARMIAMDDADVMLAGGAESAICPIGIAGFAQARALSTGFNDTPEKASRPYDVNRDGFVMGEGAGVVVLEEYERAKARGAKIYAEVVGYGLSGDAYHVTAPHPEGSGGYRSMEMALRKSGLSLADIDYVNAHGTSTPLGDELELGAVKRLFGDHIATMSMSSTKSAIGHLLGGAGAVESIFCILALRDQIVPPTLNLDEPSESCAGVDLVPHVAKERKVRAVLNNSFGFGGTNASLIMKAI; encoded by the coding sequence ATGCGTCGTGTCGTCGTAACCGGTCTTGGCATGGTCAGCCCGCTGGGTGGAGATGTCGAAACCACATGGAAGAACATCCTTGCGTCGAAATCGGGCGCGGCCACGATCACGCGCTTCGACCCCACCGACTATAAATGCCGCATCGCCTGTGAGGTGAAGCCGGCCGACCACGAATATGGCTTCGACGCGAATCTGGAGGTCGACCACAAGATTCAGCGTCAGGTCGATCCCTTCATCGTCTTCGGCATCGCGGCGGCGAGTGAGGCGCTGAAGGATGCCGGCCTTCTCGACATGACCGAGGAAGAGCGCCTGCGCGCGGGCTGCTCCATCGGTTCGGGCATCGGCGGCCTGCCGGGCATCGAAAGCGAATCGCTGGTGCTGGCGAACAAGGGGCCTGGCCGTGTGTCGCCGCACTTCGTCCATGGCCGCCTCATCAACCTGATCTCTGGGCAGGTGTCGATCAAATATGGCCTGATGGGTCCGAACCATGCCGTCGTCACCGCCTGCTCGACCGGCGCGCACTCCATCGGCGACGCCGCGCGCATGATCGCGATGGACGATGCCGACGTGATGCTGGCGGGTGGCGCGGAAAGCGCGATCTGCCCGATCGGGATCGCTGGCTTCGCGCAGGCGCGGGCGCTCAGCACCGGCTTCAACGACACGCCGGAAAAGGCTTCGCGGCCCTATGACGTCAACCGCGACGGCTTTGTCATGGGCGAAGGCGCGGGCGTGGTCGTGCTGGAGGAATATGAGCGGGCCAAGGCGCGCGGCGCGAAAATCTATGCCGAGGTCGTGGGTTACGGGCTGTCGGGCGACGCCTACCACGTCACGGCCCCGCACCCGGAAGGCAGCGGCGGTTATCGCTCCATGGAGATGGCGCTCAGGAAGTCCGGCCTGTCGCTCGCGGACATCGACTATGTGAACGCGCACGGCACTTCGACCCCGTTGGGCGACGAGCTGGAACTGGGTGCGGTCAAGCGGCTGTTCGGCGACCATATCGCCACCATGTCGATGAGCTCGACCAAATCCGCCATCGGTCACCTGCTGGGCGGCGCGGGCGCGGTGGAGAGCATCTTCTGCATCCTCGCCTTGCGCGATCAGATCGTGCCGCCGACGCTGAACCTCGACGAGCCGAGCGAAAGCTGCGCGGGCGTGGACCTGGTCCCGCATGTCGCCAAGGAACGTAAGGTGCGCGCTGTGCTGAACAACAGCTTCGGTTTCGGTGGCACCAATGCATCGCTCATCATGAAGGCGATCTGA
- a CDS encoding acyl carrier protein, translating to MSETADRVKKIVVEHLGVEAEKVTEDASFIDDLGADSLDIVELVMAFEEEFGVEIPDDAAEKIATVKDAIDYIDSKQ from the coding sequence ATGAGTGAGACCGCGGATCGCGTAAAGAAAATCGTCGTCGAGCATCTGGGCGTCGAAGCCGAGAAGGTGACCGAAGACGCCAGCTTCATCGACGATCTGGGCGCAGACAGCCTGGACATCGTTGAGCTGGTCATGGCCTTCGAGGAAGAATTCGGCGTCGAAATCCCCGACGATGCGGCTGAAAAGATCGCCACCGTCAAGGATGCGATCGATTATATCGACAGCAAGCAGTAA
- a CDS encoding glycosyltransferase family 87 protein: MIERLCPDRFISRERIRITAVLMLAMTVGAIAILLLTAHGTVDSLGRPIGTDFSNVWTAGWMADHGRAAQVWDWRAHHAVQQALHHDAAIPFYGWHYPPPFLLLAILLAQLPYVTALILWQGTTLTLAFLLVRRILPQARDAWLVALGAPVVLICLGHGQNAFLTASLLGGGMLLLDRRPWVAGILLGTLVYKPQFAVLIPVLIAVRGNWRAFVAAALASIGLCLLTFAIWGWPVWQAFLDSLPLTRHIVIESGDTGWEKIPSPFSAIRQWGGSIPAAYAIQGMVAFAAIAVAALIARRGSMETCGGAALSAALLCTPYVLDYDFVLLGLAIAFLAADMRKRGELPWERTVLAYGWAAPLFGRWMTAMTGIPVVMIAAIAVLFMALRRAARFDGALSGIRSSPCRHSHAASGR, encoded by the coding sequence ATGATCGAACGCCTTTGTCCCGACCGCTTCATTTCACGCGAGCGCATCCGGATAACGGCGGTCTTGATGCTCGCGATGACGGTCGGCGCCATCGCGATTCTTTTGCTGACGGCGCATGGGACCGTGGATTCGCTGGGGCGGCCGATCGGCACGGATTTTTCGAACGTCTGGACCGCCGGATGGATGGCCGATCATGGCCGCGCCGCGCAGGTCTGGGACTGGCGCGCCCATCATGCGGTCCAGCAGGCGCTGCATCATGACGCGGCGATCCCCTTCTATGGCTGGCACTATCCCCCGCCCTTCCTTCTGCTGGCCATCCTGCTCGCGCAGCTTCCCTATGTCACGGCGCTGATACTCTGGCAGGGAACAACGCTGACGCTCGCTTTCCTTCTGGTGCGCCGGATTCTTCCTCAGGCGCGCGATGCGTGGCTGGTAGCGCTCGGTGCGCCGGTAGTGCTGATCTGCCTTGGCCATGGGCAGAACGCCTTTCTGACGGCCAGCCTGCTGGGCGGCGGGATGCTGCTGCTCGACCGGCGGCCATGGGTCGCAGGGATACTGCTGGGTACGCTCGTCTACAAACCGCAATTCGCCGTGCTGATTCCAGTCCTGATCGCGGTGCGAGGGAACTGGCGAGCCTTTGTCGCGGCCGCGCTTGCCAGCATCGGCCTTTGTCTGCTGACCTTCGCAATCTGGGGATGGCCGGTGTGGCAGGCATTCCTCGATTCCCTGCCCCTGACGCGGCATATCGTCATCGAAAGCGGCGATACGGGGTGGGAGAAAATCCCCAGCCCCTTTTCCGCGATACGGCAATGGGGCGGGTCGATCCCGGCGGCCTATGCAATACAGGGGATGGTAGCCTTCGCGGCGATTGCAGTGGCCGCGCTGATCGCAAGGCGAGGATCGATGGAAACGTGCGGAGGCGCCGCGCTGTCCGCCGCGCTGCTCTGCACTCCTTATGTGCTGGACTATGATTTCGTATTGCTGGGGTTAGCCATCGCGTTTCTGGCGGCGGATATGCGGAAACGCGGCGAATTGCCGTGGGAGCGCACGGTGCTGGCCTATGGCTGGGCCGCGCCGCTTTTCGGCCGGTGGATGACCGCGATGACCGGCATTCCGGTCGTCATGATCGCGGCCATCGCGGTGCTTTTCATGGCGCTGCGGCGCGCCGCCCGGTTCGACGGCGCGCTGAGCGGGATCAGATCATCGCCATGCCGCCATTCACATGCAGCGTCTGGCCGGTGA
- the fabG gene encoding 3-oxoacyl-[acyl-carrier-protein] reductase, which translates to MFDLTGMTALVTGASGGIGSAIAKSLAAQGATLALSGSNEEKLKAFAAELGGDHKTLVCNLSDAASVDALVPQAVEALGGKIDILVNNAGITRDNLILRMKDDEWADVIAVNLEAAFRLARAAAKPMMKARFGRIISITSVVGVTGNPGQANYAASKAGIIGMSKSLGQELASRGVTVNCVAPGFIRSAMTDALSEVQKGAILQKIPAGDLGTGEDIGAAVVYLASREAGYVTGQTLHVNGGMAMI; encoded by the coding sequence ATGTTCGATCTGACAGGCATGACCGCGCTGGTGACGGGCGCATCGGGCGGCATCGGCTCCGCCATCGCGAAGTCGCTTGCCGCGCAGGGGGCGACGCTGGCGCTTTCGGGGAGCAATGAGGAAAAGCTGAAGGCTTTCGCGGCGGAACTGGGGGGCGATCACAAGACGTTGGTCTGCAACCTGTCTGATGCTGCGTCCGTCGACGCGCTGGTGCCGCAGGCAGTCGAGGCGCTGGGCGGCAAGATCGACATCCTCGTCAACAATGCGGGCATCACGCGCGACAATCTGATCCTCCGCATGAAGGACGATGAATGGGCCGATGTGATCGCGGTGAACCTTGAGGCTGCATTCCGCCTTGCCCGCGCCGCCGCCAAGCCGATGATGAAGGCGCGCTTCGGCCGCATCATCTCGATCACTTCGGTGGTGGGCGTCACCGGCAATCCGGGGCAGGCCAATTATGCCGCGTCCAAGGCGGGCATCATCGGCATGTCCAAGTCGCTGGGGCAAGAACTGGCGAGCCGGGGCGTCACCGTCAATTGCGTCGCGCCGGGATTCATCCGATCGGCCATGACCGACGCGCTGAGCGAGGTGCAGAAGGGCGCGATCCTCCAGAAGATTCCGGCGGGCGACCTGGGCACGGGCGAGGATATCGGCGCGGCGGTCGTATATCTGGCGAGCCGGGAAGCAGGCTATGTCACCGGCCAGACGCTGCATGTGAATGGCGGCATGGCGATGATCTGA